Proteins encoded within one genomic window of Natrinema amylolyticum:
- a CDS encoding class II fumarate hydratase, whose amino-acid sequence MSEDYRVERDSLGEMQVPSDAYWGAQTQRAIQNFPISGITFSRRFVRGLGVVKKAAAQANRDLGLVDDDVAEAIIEAADEVIAGEHDDQFPVDIFQTGSGTSSNMNANEVIANRAAELMGSEIGDRVVHPNDHVNYGQSSNDVIPTAMHVASLEAVEKDVIPALDTLREALEEKEEEFDDVVKTGRTHLQDATPVTLGQEFSGYRTQVEKGLARVDQVRDHLGELALGGTATGTGLNTHEEFPGRAAEYITKETGVQFREADNHFEAQAAHDAMSEAHGALRTVAGSLNKIANDLRLLASGPRNGLGEIEQPENQPGSSIMPGKINPVVAEAVNQVHKQVVGNDAAVSAGAAEGQIDLNLYKPVLAHNFLESAELISNASQVFGERFVRKLEANAEYCEERVEQSMAMATSLNVHIGYDKASEVAKTALKEDKTVREVVLEKGYLDEEEADEVLDPRKMTERGILGQDD is encoded by the coding sequence ATGAGTGAGGACTACAGAGTCGAACGCGACAGTCTCGGCGAGATGCAGGTACCATCGGACGCCTACTGGGGCGCACAGACTCAGCGTGCGATCCAGAACTTCCCCATCTCCGGGATCACGTTCAGCCGCCGGTTCGTCCGCGGGCTCGGTGTCGTCAAGAAGGCCGCCGCACAGGCCAACCGCGATCTCGGTCTGGTCGACGACGACGTCGCCGAGGCGATCATCGAGGCCGCCGACGAGGTCATCGCCGGCGAACACGACGACCAGTTCCCGGTCGACATCTTCCAGACCGGCTCCGGAACGTCGTCGAACATGAACGCCAACGAGGTCATCGCCAACCGCGCCGCCGAGCTCATGGGCAGCGAGATCGGCGACCGCGTCGTCCACCCCAACGACCACGTCAACTACGGCCAGTCGAGCAACGACGTCATCCCGACCGCGATGCACGTCGCCTCCCTCGAGGCCGTCGAGAAGGACGTCATTCCGGCGCTCGACACCCTCCGCGAGGCGCTCGAGGAGAAAGAGGAGGAGTTCGACGACGTCGTCAAGACCGGCCGCACGCACCTGCAGGACGCGACCCCGGTCACGCTGGGTCAGGAGTTCAGCGGCTACCGCACGCAGGTCGAGAAGGGACTCGCTCGCGTCGATCAGGTTCGCGACCACCTCGGCGAACTCGCGCTCGGCGGCACCGCGACGGGGACCGGCCTGAACACCCACGAGGAGTTCCCCGGCCGCGCCGCGGAGTACATCACGAAGGAGACCGGCGTCCAGTTCCGCGAGGCCGACAACCACTTCGAGGCCCAGGCCGCCCACGACGCGATGTCCGAGGCCCATGGCGCGCTTCGCACGGTAGCGGGCTCGCTGAACAAGATCGCCAACGACCTGCGCCTGCTCGCCTCGGGCCCGCGGAACGGACTCGGTGAGATCGAACAGCCCGAGAACCAGCCCGGCTCCTCGATCATGCCGGGCAAGATCAACCCGGTCGTCGCCGAGGCCGTCAACCAGGTCCACAAGCAGGTCGTCGGCAACGACGCCGCGGTGTCGGCCGGCGCGGCCGAGGGCCAGATCGATCTCAACCTCTACAAGCCCGTGCTGGCCCACAACTTCCTCGAGTCGGCCGAACTCATCTCGAACGCGAGTCAGGTCTTCGGCGAACGCTTCGTCCGCAAACTCGAGGCCAACGCGGAGTACTGCGAGGAACGCGTCGAGCAGTCGATGGCGATGGCCACCTCGCTGAACGTTCATATCGGCTACGACAAGGCGAGCGAGGTCGCCAAGACCGCGCTCAAGGAGGACAAGACCGTCCGCGAGGTCGTCCTCGAGAAGGGCTACTTGGACGAGGAGGAGGCCGACGAGGTGCTCGACCCCCGGAAGATGACCGAGCGCGGCATTCTCGGACAGGACGACTGA
- a CDS encoding hemolysin family protein, which translates to MNSLVIGGRLFAGVLLILANAFFVAIEFALTRARQFTEEEFVDGNPKLERAWAMTDDLELYLTTCQVGITASSIAVGIVAEPALAAIFEPLFENTVLATIGSGAILAFLIINLVHLTHGEQTPTYLGVERSRMVCRYGATPLYWFHWLISPIITLGDGVAKLTLKLFGIEMTGAWLETEEDVIESRADLRNRLGSILEEGDLSDERREEVMNAFQIGEQSISDLMVPLEEIVALSATADAEENFRKMEERPQTRYPLVGDEMTDFRGILYTPILVRHREELADGTVDFEELAAPPMTLSPDADVSDAVDQFQAENQELALVIEDGSVVGLVTVTDLLEAVMGDIEDPLDQAELEPIDR; encoded by the coding sequence ATGAACTCGCTCGTTATCGGTGGGCGGCTGTTCGCGGGCGTGTTGCTCATTCTGGCGAACGCCTTCTTCGTCGCCATCGAGTTCGCGCTGACGCGCGCTCGACAGTTCACGGAGGAGGAGTTCGTCGACGGCAACCCCAAACTGGAGCGGGCCTGGGCGATGACCGACGACCTCGAACTCTATCTCACGACGTGTCAGGTGGGGATTACGGCCTCGAGCATCGCGGTCGGGATCGTCGCCGAACCCGCGCTGGCGGCCATCTTCGAGCCGCTGTTCGAGAACACCGTCCTGGCCACGATCGGAAGCGGCGCGATCCTCGCGTTTCTCATCATCAACCTCGTCCACCTGACCCACGGCGAGCAGACGCCGACGTATCTGGGCGTCGAGCGGTCGCGGATGGTCTGCCGGTACGGTGCCACGCCGCTGTACTGGTTTCACTGGCTCATCTCGCCGATCATCACGCTCGGCGACGGGGTCGCGAAACTGACGCTCAAGCTCTTCGGGATCGAGATGACCGGCGCGTGGCTCGAGACCGAAGAGGACGTCATCGAGTCCCGCGCCGATCTCCGGAACCGGCTCGGCTCGATTCTCGAGGAGGGCGACCTCTCCGACGAGCGCCGCGAGGAAGTGATGAACGCCTTTCAGATCGGTGAACAGTCCATCAGTGATCTGATGGTTCCTCTCGAGGAGATCGTCGCACTGTCGGCGACCGCCGACGCCGAGGAGAACTTCCGGAAGATGGAGGAACGGCCGCAGACGCGGTACCCGCTGGTCGGCGACGAGATGACCGACTTCCGCGGCATTCTCTATACGCCGATCCTCGTCAGACACCGCGAGGAGTTGGCCGACGGCACCGTCGACTTCGAGGAGCTGGCAGCACCGCCGATGACGCTCTCGCCCGACGCGGACGTCAGCGACGCAGTCGACCAGTTTCAGGCGGAGAATCAGGAGCTCGCGCTAGTCATCGAGGACGGATCGGTCGTCGGCCTCGTCACCGTGACTGACTTGCTCGAGGCGGTGATGGGTGACATCGAGGACCCGCTCGATCAGGCAGAGCTCGAGCCGATCGATCGCTGA
- a CDS encoding HVO_2901 family zinc finger protein — protein MHTCRNCNQSFQTELALELHRDTCKKGQLLCEVCGEQFQEGAATQDGWHYECPNEDCDGDGLEEDLYRVGNVRTATQ, from the coding sequence ATGCACACCTGTCGTAACTGCAACCAGTCGTTCCAGACCGAACTCGCCCTCGAGTTACACCGAGACACGTGCAAAAAGGGACAACTCCTCTGCGAAGTATGTGGAGAGCAATTTCAAGAAGGCGCAGCGACCCAGGACGGGTGGCACTACGAGTGCCCGAACGAGGACTGTGATGGAGACGGTCTCGAGGAAGACCTCTATCGCGTCGGGAACGTTCGAACGGCGACACAGTAA
- a CDS encoding DUF7344 domain-containing protein — protein MGNDYVTPDLFALRSAADDVPVDDVIRLFGNVHARNALVYLHDHPTVAVDELADVLAAAAASSDETIATPSDRDRIRIRLYHVILPQLAELEFITFDSETNTVTETSIPDAVTTALGFDD, from the coding sequence ATGGGCAACGATTACGTCACTCCCGATTTGTTCGCCCTCCGATCGGCGGCCGATGACGTTCCGGTCGACGACGTGATCCGCCTCTTCGGGAACGTACACGCTCGAAATGCGCTCGTCTATCTCCACGACCACCCGACGGTGGCGGTCGATGAACTCGCCGACGTACTCGCAGCCGCGGCTGCCAGTAGCGACGAGACGATCGCGACGCCGTCGGACCGCGACCGGATTCGGATCCGACTGTATCACGTGATCCTCCCGCAACTCGCCGAGTTGGAGTTCATTACTTTCGACAGCGAGACGAACACCGTGACCGAGACGTCGATCCCGGACGCGGTCACTACCGCGCTGGGGTTCGACGACTGA
- a CDS encoding PH domain-containing protein, with translation MERLTPRVRVVWLFLALVRAAIFGGVIVGAALGLVRTDFWEAAPDALVPAAVAIAVVLALLRVVVAWRRYGVWRFELRDDDLYIERGVFTRVKTVVPYVRVQHVDSRRSPLERTTGLATVVVYTAGSRSSDVAIPGLTPARAEELQESLRRLAIESAGEDAV, from the coding sequence ATGGAACGGCTCACTCCGCGAGTGCGCGTCGTCTGGCTGTTTCTCGCGCTCGTCCGAGCCGCGATTTTCGGTGGGGTCATCGTCGGTGCGGCGCTCGGTCTCGTCCGCACGGACTTCTGGGAGGCAGCGCCGGACGCTCTCGTGCCGGCCGCCGTCGCCATCGCCGTCGTTCTCGCACTCCTCCGCGTCGTCGTGGCCTGGCGGCGCTACGGCGTCTGGCGGTTCGAGCTCCGGGACGACGACCTCTACATCGAACGCGGCGTCTTCACGCGCGTCAAGACCGTCGTCCCCTACGTTCGGGTCCAGCACGTCGACTCCCGACGATCACCGCTCGAGCGAACGACCGGGCTCGCGACGGTCGTCGTCTATACGGCCGGCTCTCGGAGCTCCGACGTCGCGATCCCGGGACTCACGCCGGCTCGAGCCGAGGAACTACAGGAGTCGCTTCGCCGACTCGCGATCGAGAGCGCGGGTGAGGACGCCGTATGA
- a CDS encoding PH domain-containing protein, whose protein sequence is MKTLHPASVAVRSLSRSLNTGFLFFVVGIVASPGGNGTDLLSVFGLVAVGVVVGIVYEFAYYQRFRYELTDDTFDVTSGVVARRDRELPLGRVQNVDIRQNVVGRVLGIAAVHIETAGGGQTEVSLEYVSEAEAHRLRRQLRSGASADETDATDASETRTDATETDAATADDETLLFEIRPHELAILSVFTIDPGASLLGGIALSFASGLDPMALVPSDRLGGLPGPETGLFALAWGLLLFLLAAWVISAVLTFTRYYGFRLTRVGDELYYERGLLQRYSGTIPLEKVQTLTITESIPFRWFGYAALSVETAGYAPGQSDSRGTESAIPLADAGRVAELARAIEPFGPVDLESPPRRARERYAVRYLLVVTAVVGVAYLLARYTGIVRQWYVLAALAVLAPIAAHLKWRNRGYRIDDRYFLTRTGFWRRTTKVVPYYRVQAVLHQATIFQRRRRLASVTADTASSASLLGRAATAYDVDADRGLEMQAVIEERLQDRLRARQRQRTVGRWFRDSGNDESRNDESSAEPGDGDGG, encoded by the coding sequence ATGAAGACGCTCCATCCGGCGTCGGTCGCCGTCCGCTCGCTCTCGCGGAGCCTCAACACCGGCTTTCTGTTCTTCGTCGTGGGGATCGTCGCCTCGCCCGGCGGGAACGGGACGGACCTGCTGTCCGTGTTCGGGCTCGTCGCGGTCGGCGTCGTCGTCGGCATCGTCTACGAGTTCGCCTACTACCAACGGTTCCGGTACGAACTCACTGACGACACGTTCGACGTTACCTCGGGGGTGGTCGCGCGCAGGGACCGCGAACTCCCCCTCGGACGCGTCCAGAACGTCGACATCAGACAGAACGTCGTCGGCCGCGTTCTCGGGATCGCTGCCGTCCACATCGAGACCGCAGGCGGGGGGCAGACCGAAGTCAGTCTGGAGTACGTCTCCGAGGCGGAGGCTCACCGCCTCAGGCGACAGCTCCGCAGCGGTGCGAGCGCCGACGAGACCGACGCGACCGACGCGAGCGAGACGAGGACAGACGCGACCGAAACGGACGCGGCGACGGCCGACGACGAGACGCTCCTGTTCGAGATCCGGCCGCACGAACTCGCGATCCTGAGCGTCTTCACCATCGATCCGGGGGCGAGTCTGCTGGGCGGTATCGCGCTCTCGTTCGCCAGCGGCCTCGATCCGATGGCGTTGGTTCCGTCGGACCGCCTCGGCGGACTTCCGGGCCCGGAAACGGGGCTGTTCGCGCTCGCGTGGGGTCTCCTGCTCTTCCTGCTCGCGGCCTGGGTCATCAGTGCCGTTCTCACGTTCACCCGCTACTACGGCTTTCGGCTCACCCGCGTCGGCGACGAACTCTACTACGAACGTGGCCTCCTCCAGCGCTACAGCGGGACGATCCCCCTCGAGAAGGTCCAGACGCTGACGATCACGGAATCGATCCCCTTCCGCTGGTTCGGCTACGCTGCCTTGAGCGTCGAGACGGCCGGCTACGCCCCCGGACAGTCCGACTCTCGCGGGACCGAGTCCGCGATTCCGCTCGCCGACGCCGGCCGGGTCGCCGAACTCGCCCGCGCGATCGAGCCGTTCGGGCCCGTCGACCTCGAGTCCCCGCCGCGGCGCGCTCGCGAGCGGTACGCGGTCCGATACCTGCTCGTCGTCACCGCTGTCGTCGGCGTCGCGTACCTGCTGGCGCGATACACGGGGATCGTCCGGCAGTGGTACGTCCTCGCCGCCCTCGCCGTCCTCGCCCCGATCGCGGCGCACCTGAAGTGGCGGAATCGGGGCTACCGCATCGACGACCGGTACTTCCTCACGCGAACGGGGTTCTGGCGGCGGACGACGAAGGTCGTCCCCTACTACCGTGTCCAGGCTGTCCTCCACCAGGCGACGATCTTCCAGCGCCGACGGCGACTCGCCAGCGTCACCGCCGACACCGCCAGCTCCGCCTCGCTGCTCGGCCGCGCCGCGACCGCCTACGACGTGGACGCGGACCGGGGCCTCGAGATGCAGGCCGTCATCGAGGAGCGGTTACAGGACCGTCTCCGGGCGCGCCAACGCCAGCGGACGGTCGGGCGGTGGTTTCGCGACTCGGGCAATGACGAGTCGAGGAACGACGAATCGTCGGCGGAGCCCGGCGACGGCGACGGCGGGTGA
- a CDS encoding patatin-like phospholipase family protein has protein sequence MSDEHTKVAIACQGGGSHTAFTAGALQRLLPEIARPEYDLVGFSGTSGGAICALLGWYGHVHPDLAPGALLGEFWNDLKATTPAERFVNDFAVAMTELRTMGVGLPQYSPTQTPAGMMAQRELRSLLERHVDFERVRSLSDTIRERRRTEGAVLPALLVSAIDVLTGEFRVFRGHEMSADAVLASAAEPGIFDAIDVDGGHYWDGLFSKNPPVRDFSTADDIPDPDEVWLVQINPSTRSKVPRSQAEIADRRNELSGNTALEQEVEFIEQVNEWIDAGYLPDRYTHTDIRRVRFDEELRWSTKLDRSPHLIDALFRTGRERAGSFLADRAADARPTNYSEDP, from the coding sequence ATGAGCGACGAGCACACGAAAGTCGCGATCGCCTGCCAGGGCGGCGGAAGTCACACGGCGTTCACTGCGGGGGCGCTCCAGCGGCTCCTCCCGGAGATCGCCCGCCCGGAGTACGATCTCGTCGGGTTCTCGGGGACGTCCGGCGGCGCGATCTGTGCGCTGCTCGGCTGGTACGGACACGTCCATCCCGACCTCGCGCCCGGCGCACTGCTCGGCGAGTTCTGGAACGATCTGAAAGCGACGACGCCCGCCGAGCGGTTCGTCAACGATTTCGCGGTCGCGATGACCGAACTCCGGACGATGGGGGTCGGATTACCACAGTACAGTCCGACACAGACTCCCGCCGGGATGATGGCACAGCGGGAGCTTCGATCGCTGCTGGAGCGACACGTCGACTTCGAGCGCGTTCGATCGCTGAGCGATACGATCCGCGAGCGACGACGGACCGAGGGCGCCGTCCTCCCGGCGTTACTGGTGAGCGCGATCGACGTGCTAACCGGTGAGTTTCGCGTGTTTCGCGGCCACGAGATGTCCGCCGATGCCGTCCTCGCCAGCGCCGCCGAGCCCGGCATCTTCGACGCCATCGACGTCGACGGTGGTCACTACTGGGACGGGCTCTTCTCGAAGAACCCACCGGTCCGGGACTTCTCGACGGCCGACGACATTCCGGACCCCGACGAGGTCTGGCTCGTCCAGATCAATCCCTCCACCCGGTCGAAAGTCCCCCGCTCCCAGGCCGAAATCGCCGACCGACGAAACGAACTCAGCGGCAACACTGCACTCGAGCAGGAGGTCGAGTTCATCGAACAGGTGAACGAGTGGATCGATGCGGGCTATCTGCCGGATCGATACACGCACACCGACATCCGGCGGGTCAGATTCGACGAGGAACTCCGGTGGTCGACGAAACTCGACCGGTCACCCCACCTCATCGACGCGCTGTTCCGGACCGGCCGCGAGCGAGCGGGGTCCTTCCTCGCCGATCGGGCCGCCGACGCACGGCCGACGAACTACTCCGAGGATCCGTGA
- a CDS encoding SDR family NAD(P)-dependent oxidoreductase — protein sequence MTVEEAMEKYGPSELTRDDLLELEDPHYAAENVAIVTGAGSGIGQATALAFAANELTVVATDRDEEGLAETQSQTEDLSLPGELVTVVADLTNDDDLERIVDEAAAQGDLRYLANIAGIQTVAPIESFPLEKYDLMHDVMQRAPMVLAKHCLPHFRANEDGTGVVGNMCSVHGHIVTRDKVAYNTTKFGLRGLTQSIAAEGEGKVRAFTVSTAYVKTALVAKQLPDTADRRDMTVDEVVENVMLERTRVKEMMEPYEVANLFVMGCSQHSKHLNGGDMTHEGGMSLTY from the coding sequence ATGACCGTCGAGGAAGCGATGGAAAAGTACGGACCGTCCGAACTAACGCGCGACGATCTCCTGGAGCTCGAGGATCCACACTACGCCGCCGAGAACGTCGCGATCGTGACGGGGGCCGGCTCCGGTATCGGACAGGCCACTGCGCTGGCCTTCGCCGCGAACGAACTGACCGTCGTCGCGACGGACCGCGACGAGGAGGGGCTCGCCGAGACGCAGAGTCAGACCGAAGACCTGTCCCTGCCGGGCGAACTCGTCACGGTCGTCGCCGACCTGACGAACGACGACGATCTCGAGCGGATCGTCGACGAAGCGGCAGCGCAGGGCGACCTCCGGTATCTGGCCAACATCGCCGGGATTCAGACGGTCGCGCCGATCGAATCGTTCCCGCTCGAGAAGTACGACCTGATGCACGACGTCATGCAGCGCGCACCGATGGTGCTCGCGAAACACTGTCTGCCCCACTTCCGTGCCAACGAGGACGGGACGGGCGTCGTCGGGAACATGTGCTCGGTCCACGGCCACATCGTGACCCGGGACAAGGTGGCTTACAACACGACGAAGTTCGGGCTCCGGGGACTCACGCAGTCGATCGCGGCCGAGGGCGAGGGGAAGGTGCGGGCGTTCACCGTCAGCACCGCCTACGTCAAGACGGCGCTCGTCGCGAAACAGCTCCCGGACACGGCCGACAGGCGGGACATGACCGTCGACGAGGTTGTCGAGAACGTCATGTTAGAGCGCACTCGGGTCAAGGAGATGATGGAGCCCTACGAGGTCGCGAACCTGTTCGTGATGGGCTGTTCACAGCATAGCAAACACCTCAACGGCGGCGACATGACCCACGAGGGCGGGATGAGCCTGACCTACTGA
- a CDS encoding DUF5805 domain-containing protein, translating into MSDSADTSKTAVKTYVPTYQKEEWESHADELDMSQSEFVRTMVQAGRRGFESGSAEPDSSDQDPGGNGLETQVLELLSTDTYSWDELLEAVADDIESRLDETLEELQSANRVRYSGRHGGYTTIDGGGDGD; encoded by the coding sequence ATGAGCGATTCGGCGGATACATCTAAGACTGCTGTCAAAACGTACGTCCCGACCTACCAGAAGGAGGAGTGGGAATCCCATGCCGACGAACTCGACATGAGCCAGAGCGAGTTCGTTCGAACGATGGTCCAGGCGGGGCGTCGGGGGTTCGAATCCGGCTCAGCGGAACCCGATTCTTCGGACCAAGACCCTGGGGGTAACGGCCTCGAGACACAGGTTCTCGAATTACTATCTACTGACACGTATTCGTGGGACGAGCTCCTCGAGGCGGTCGCCGACGACATCGAGTCGCGGTTGGACGAGACCCTCGAGGAACTCCAGTCGGCGAACCGGGTTCGATACAGCGGACGCCACGGTGGGTACACGACTATCGACGGTGGTGGCGATGGCGACTGA
- a CDS encoding tyrosine-type recombinase/integrase, with amino-acid sequence MATEPGTDAPADVADPIEYFLDDQRYHGKSERTLEAYERVLRRFEAFVRERFDVEAVGAAQRRECMAWIHSLRGEFESSTIATYASYLNRFYDYMTRVGVFDDNPMGLVMEEMSESIDTNPTRRDISVGEMRSFVGSIDHPLERAVVVTLLKTGMRVGELCNLDLRDLHLEIPELDLEWTPRVGLERRPSSLFVSSEPARGTTVNGEERTASNKRKRDTVVPVDAELRRVLLEWLAIRPDAVSGARPLFLDTRDSWGERLTPSDVRYIVEKHAREHGWYRTGGGTQENVTPHYFRHFFTTHLRDRTGDRGIVQYLRGDVAGDVIDTYTHNWGDRVRETYLECIYGVTR; translated from the coding sequence ATGGCGACTGAGCCCGGGACCGACGCCCCGGCGGACGTCGCGGACCCAATCGAGTACTTCCTCGACGACCAGCGATACCACGGCAAGAGCGAGCGGACCCTCGAGGCCTACGAGCGCGTGCTCCGGCGGTTCGAGGCGTTCGTCCGGGAGCGCTTCGACGTCGAGGCGGTCGGGGCGGCCCAGCGCCGCGAGTGTATGGCCTGGATTCACTCGCTGCGCGGCGAGTTCGAATCCAGCACGATCGCGACCTACGCGTCCTATCTCAACCGATTCTACGATTACATGACTCGCGTCGGCGTCTTCGACGACAACCCGATGGGGCTGGTCATGGAAGAGATGTCCGAATCGATCGATACGAACCCGACGCGGCGGGACATCTCCGTCGGCGAAATGCGATCGTTCGTCGGCTCGATCGATCATCCCCTCGAGCGGGCCGTCGTCGTCACTCTCCTGAAGACCGGGATGCGCGTCGGCGAACTGTGTAACCTCGATCTCCGGGACCTCCACCTCGAGATTCCGGAACTCGACCTCGAGTGGACGCCCCGCGTCGGGCTCGAGCGGCGGCCGTCGTCGCTGTTCGTCTCGTCCGAACCGGCCCGCGGGACGACCGTCAACGGTGAGGAACGGACGGCGTCGAACAAGCGAAAGCGGGACACGGTGGTTCCCGTCGACGCCGAACTTCGGCGCGTACTGCTCGAGTGGCTGGCGATCCGACCGGACGCGGTCTCGGGGGCGCGGCCGCTCTTTCTCGACACGCGTGACTCGTGGGGCGAGCGGCTCACGCCGTCGGACGTGCGCTATATCGTCGAGAAACACGCTCGAGAGCACGGCTGGTACCGGACCGGCGGCGGGACTCAGGAGAACGTCACGCCCCACTACTTCCGGCACTTCTTCACCACCCATCTGCGGGATCGGACCGGCGATCGGGGGATCGTCCAGTACCTCCGCGGCGACGTCGCCGGCGACGTGATCGACACCTACACTCACAACTGGGGCGACCGGGTCCGCGAGACCTACCTCGAGTGCATCTACGGCGTGACTCGGTAG
- a CDS encoding MaoC/PaaZ C-terminal domain-containing protein: protein MSAGTDPEADGFFERAAVGDRMVTQGRTITEADVTNFAGVSGDFNHLHTDGDRMADSAFGERIAHGMLVLSAATGLIWQSRTPLERESIVAFYGMDDLRFTAPTFIGDTIRVEREVLETERTPDAPGTGTVRYQVDVVKDDETTVLSCEMTSLVE, encoded by the coding sequence ATGAGCGCCGGAACCGACCCCGAAGCGGACGGCTTCTTCGAGCGAGCCGCGGTCGGCGATCGCATGGTCACTCAGGGCCGGACGATCACCGAGGCCGACGTGACGAACTTCGCCGGCGTCTCCGGCGACTTCAATCACCTCCACACCGACGGTGACCGGATGGCCGACTCGGCGTTCGGCGAGCGGATCGCCCACGGCATGCTCGTCCTCTCGGCCGCGACGGGCCTGATCTGGCAGAGTCGCACCCCCCTCGAGCGCGAATCGATCGTCGCCTTCTACGGCATGGACGACCTCCGATTCACCGCGCCGACGTTCATCGGCGACACGATCCGCGTCGAACGCGAGGTCCTCGAGACGGAGCGAACGCCCGACGCGCCGGGTACCGGCACGGTCCGCTATCAGGTCGACGTCGTCAAAGACGACGAGACGACGGTCCTCTCCTGTGAGATGACCTCGCTCGTCGAATAA
- a CDS encoding MFS transporter: MSDHRSRGGVFAACFLVSVGANAYMIAPASIVPLLEAAFGIDKASAGLAISAAVLGSVLIQLPFGYLMDHYDNRRLMTLGTVVFAPVAIAGSFAGAYPLFLVTRAVAGVAGGALFVLGTNVVAQVFSGPRQGFVTTVFIASAPLGFAISQFGGPIIASAFGWAAVFVAYPILSAIGYLVFRLSRPAAIRSGDQITLGEFGHALRNRSVLLVSLSGFCSYLLYIFMNSWMPTYATERLPLSLGEAGAITALLPAVGMVARPVGGWLSDYVGYRRRLIVVCSLAFALPAFFVVSRTISTALFSIILLGVGFSLQFGMGVYYVYTRELAAAGSGGTSLAVFTSIAFSGTLVSPTLGGWLIGAFSWETTFLCYACIGVVGIGVLFLTSDSSPTPIE; the protein is encoded by the coding sequence ATGAGCGATCACCGGTCTCGAGGCGGCGTCTTCGCGGCGTGTTTCCTCGTCTCGGTCGGCGCGAACGCGTACATGATCGCCCCGGCGAGCATCGTGCCGCTGCTCGAGGCGGCCTTCGGAATCGACAAGGCCAGTGCCGGGTTGGCGATCAGCGCGGCCGTCCTCGGCTCCGTTCTCATCCAGCTCCCGTTCGGCTACCTCATGGATCACTACGACAACCGGCGGCTGATGACCCTCGGCACGGTCGTCTTCGCGCCGGTCGCGATCGCGGGCTCGTTCGCGGGCGCGTATCCGCTCTTCCTCGTGACTCGAGCCGTCGCGGGCGTCGCCGGGGGTGCGCTGTTCGTTCTCGGCACCAACGTCGTCGCGCAGGTCTTCAGCGGTCCCCGGCAGGGATTCGTGACGACAGTGTTCATCGCGAGCGCACCGCTCGGCTTCGCGATCAGTCAGTTCGGCGGTCCGATCATCGCGTCGGCGTTCGGTTGGGCGGCCGTGTTCGTCGCCTATCCGATCCTCTCGGCGATCGGGTATCTCGTCTTTCGCCTCTCGAGGCCCGCGGCGATACGGTCCGGCGATCAGATCACGCTCGGCGAGTTCGGGCACGCGCTACGGAACCGATCAGTTCTGCTCGTCTCGCTCTCCGGGTTCTGTTCGTACCTCCTCTATATCTTCATGAACTCGTGGATGCCGACCTACGCGACGGAGCGATTGCCGCTGTCGCTCGGCGAGGCGGGCGCGATCACGGCGCTGTTGCCCGCGGTCGGGATGGTCGCCCGACCCGTCGGGGGCTGGCTCTCGGACTACGTCGGCTACCGTCGGCGGCTGATCGTCGTCTGCTCGCTCGCCTTCGCGCTGCCGGCGTTCTTCGTCGTCTCGCGGACCATATCGACGGCCCTCTTTTCGATCATTCTGCTCGGCGTCGGCTTCTCGCTTCAGTTCGGGATGGGCGTCTACTACGTCTACACGCGAGAGCTCGCGGCGGCCGGATCCGGCGGAACGAGCCTCGCCGTGTTCACGTCGATCGCGTTCAGCGGCACGCTCGTCTCGCCGACGCTGGGCGGCTGGCTGATCGGTGCGTTCTCCTGGGAGACGACGTTTCTCTGCTACGCCTGCATCGGCGTCGTCGGCATCGGCGTCCTATTCCTGACCAGTGACTCGAGCCCGACTCCCATCGAGTGA